One Lacticaseibacillus rhamnosus genomic window carries:
- the murD gene encoding UDP-N-acetylmuramoyl-L-alanine--D-glutamate ligase, translated as MKNISDYRNKKVLVLGLAKSGVNAARLLHKLGALVTVNDKKQFDDNKEAQELLADGMRVITGRHPVELLDEHFELMVKNPGIPYSNPMVQRAQELGLPIITEPELAFQVSEAEWIGITGTNGKTTTTTLIGLMLNQQWPHHAFDAGNIGIPVSQVAQKAGKDDTIVAELSSFQLCGIKTLHPHIAVLTNIYEAHLDWHGNRANYVAAKMRITMNQTPDDYFIMNWDLPEMHQLAKQSQAQIVPFSRKQAAGARASLIDGWLTFDGDKIMPASDLQIPGLHNIENALAAIAAAKLKGVSDDAIREVLRTFSGVKHRIQYLETINGRRVYNDSKATNVEAATVALNAFQQPIVWLAGGLDRGLPMDALTPLVKKHVKSMVVFGQTAPLMAKIAKEAGVPVQKTENVMTAVPLAYEASRPGDVILLSPAAASWDQYPNFEVRGDDFIKAVHSLQQNLESEGH; from the coding sequence GTGAAAAACATTTCGGATTATCGTAATAAAAAGGTGCTTGTATTAGGACTGGCAAAAAGCGGCGTCAATGCAGCGCGCTTACTACATAAATTAGGGGCTTTGGTAACCGTCAATGATAAGAAGCAATTCGATGACAACAAAGAGGCTCAGGAGTTGTTGGCAGACGGGATGCGCGTGATTACCGGGCGCCATCCAGTTGAATTGTTAGATGAGCATTTTGAGTTGATGGTCAAAAATCCGGGTATTCCATACAGCAATCCGATGGTTCAGCGCGCGCAAGAATTGGGCCTGCCGATTATTACTGAGCCGGAGCTAGCTTTTCAGGTATCCGAAGCAGAGTGGATCGGCATTACCGGGACGAATGGCAAGACAACGACGACCACGCTGATCGGGTTAATGTTGAACCAACAGTGGCCTCACCACGCCTTTGATGCCGGGAATATCGGCATTCCGGTCAGTCAGGTGGCTCAAAAAGCAGGTAAAGATGACACCATTGTTGCTGAGCTATCGAGTTTTCAGCTCTGCGGCATTAAGACATTGCATCCCCATATCGCAGTATTAACGAACATCTATGAGGCTCATTTGGACTGGCATGGCAACCGCGCTAATTACGTTGCGGCGAAAATGCGCATTACGATGAATCAAACGCCGGATGATTACTTTATCATGAACTGGGATCTTCCCGAAATGCACCAGTTAGCAAAGCAAAGTCAAGCCCAGATTGTCCCATTTTCCCGCAAACAGGCTGCTGGTGCACGGGCTTCGTTAATTGATGGCTGGTTGACGTTTGATGGTGACAAGATTATGCCTGCCAGTGACCTGCAGATTCCGGGGTTGCACAATATCGAAAACGCCTTGGCTGCCATTGCCGCGGCCAAACTGAAGGGTGTGAGTGATGACGCAATTCGTGAGGTACTGCGGACTTTTTCTGGCGTCAAACACCGAATTCAATATTTGGAAACGATCAATGGGCGTCGGGTATACAATGACTCCAAGGCAACCAATGTCGAGGCGGCAACTGTAGCCTTGAATGCATTCCAGCAGCCAATTGTTTGGTTGGCAGGCGGGCTTGATCGTGGTTTGCCGATGGACGCTTTAACCCCGCTCGTTAAGAAACACGTCAAAAGCATGGTCGTATTCGGTCAAACCGCGCCATTAATGGCAAAAATTGCTAAAGAAGCCGGCGTCCCGGTTCAAAAAACCGAGAATGTTATGACGGCGGTTCCATTGGCCTATGAAGCCAGCCGCCCCGGCGATGTGATTTTGCTCTCGCCAGCAGCAGCAAGTTGGGATCAGTATCCTAACTTTGAAGTGCGCGGCGATGATTTCATCAAGGCTGTTCATAGCCTACAGCAAAATCTTGAAAGCGAGGGTCATTAA
- the murG gene encoding undecaprenyldiphospho-muramoylpentapeptide beta-N-acetylglucosaminyltransferase yields the protein MRLVISGGGTGGHIYPALALIEALKAEGKLDDVLYVGTQRGLESRIVPATGLKFATLDLQGFKRSLSLSNVTTVKKFIGSLGQAKKLLRDFKPDIVVGTGGYVSGAILYAAARLHIPTVIHESNSVAGVTNKFLSHFVDRVAIVFPEVASSFPAKKVVVTGNPRAQQVAGLKPNDRLKDFGLDPHKQTLLIFGGSRGAPKINAAAVAALPIWAKADFQVLFATGRSHYDAINAGLPALPASIKVVPYIDDMPSILPDIGLLISRAGATTLAEITALGIPAILIPSPNVTHHHQYLNAQSLTKKGAALTITEPELNQNFPQRVVTLMEDDAKRAAMAQASKRLGVPDASDQLIAVMTTLLTKRG from the coding sequence ATGCGGCTGGTTATTTCTGGTGGCGGTACCGGCGGCCACATTTATCCGGCTTTAGCTTTGATTGAAGCCCTAAAAGCAGAAGGTAAACTTGATGATGTTTTGTACGTGGGCACGCAAAGAGGCTTGGAAAGTCGGATCGTCCCTGCAACCGGCTTGAAGTTTGCAACCCTGGACTTGCAAGGCTTTAAGCGCAGCCTTTCGTTAAGCAATGTGACAACGGTCAAAAAGTTTATCGGCAGTCTCGGTCAAGCCAAAAAGTTATTACGAGATTTTAAACCCGACATTGTCGTTGGGACTGGCGGTTATGTTTCAGGTGCCATTTTATATGCTGCGGCACGGTTGCATATTCCCACGGTGATCCATGAGTCCAATTCGGTTGCTGGGGTGACGAATAAGTTTTTAAGTCATTTTGTCGATCGAGTGGCGATTGTCTTTCCGGAAGTTGCATCCTCATTTCCGGCTAAGAAAGTCGTTGTCACCGGTAATCCGCGGGCACAACAGGTTGCCGGCTTAAAGCCCAATGACCGGCTTAAAGATTTTGGGCTGGATCCGCATAAACAAACACTTTTGATCTTTGGCGGTTCGCGCGGTGCCCCTAAAATTAATGCAGCAGCTGTTGCGGCGTTGCCTATTTGGGCTAAGGCAGACTTTCAAGTGTTATTTGCAACTGGTCGCAGTCACTATGACGCCATTAATGCGGGCTTGCCAGCGTTACCGGCATCTATTAAGGTCGTTCCGTACATTGATGACATGCCATCGATTTTACCGGACATCGGTTTGTTGATTAGTCGCGCCGGTGCAACCACACTTGCTGAAATCACAGCACTGGGGATCCCGGCAATTCTCATTCCCAGCCCGAATGTGACCCACCACCATCAGTACCTGAATGCGCAAAGCCTAACCAAAAAAGGCGCGGCGTTAACCATTACCGAACCAGAATTGAATCAGAATTTTCCCCAGCGGGTTGTGACCTTGATGGAAGATGATGCAAAACGCGCTGCAATGGCACAGGCATCCAAAAGACTGGGCGTGCCTGATGCAAGTGATCAATTGATTGCGGTGATGACAACACTACTTACGAAACGTGGGTGA
- a CDS encoding DivIVA domain-containing protein: MALSPLDIHNKEFSSKMRGYDKDEVNDFLAQIVKDYSSLIKDNEGLKKELADAKEKVRYFTDMKEALNQSIIVAQESAEKVKNSAHQEADLIKQQAQQDAQGILNRAKADADQKVHQAQAQTEQTLHDAELKRQNISVQTEDLKRQSRVFRQRLQVMLESQLEVVKSPEWKELLSSSPEAADTTDPSQEALDNSQAGFVNSSGAVSGADAYTEIIFPDDQSATSESATATPAPVDSDHSESEATTSATTSADTDVTTDQDAQ; this comes from the coding sequence ATGGCTTTAAGTCCACTGGACATTCACAATAAAGAATTTAGCAGCAAGATGCGAGGTTATGACAAGGATGAGGTCAATGATTTTCTTGCGCAGATCGTTAAGGATTATAGTAGCCTGATCAAGGATAATGAGGGGCTTAAGAAGGAATTAGCGGATGCAAAAGAAAAGGTCCGTTACTTCACCGATATGAAAGAAGCCTTGAATCAGTCAATCATTGTGGCTCAAGAAAGCGCTGAAAAGGTGAAGAACAGTGCGCATCAAGAAGCCGATTTGATCAAGCAGCAGGCGCAACAAGATGCTCAGGGGATCCTCAACCGTGCTAAGGCTGATGCTGATCAGAAAGTTCACCAAGCCCAAGCGCAAACCGAGCAGACGTTGCATGATGCCGAACTTAAGCGTCAGAACATTTCTGTTCAAACAGAGGATTTGAAACGCCAGAGCCGGGTTTTCCGTCAGCGGTTACAGGTCATGCTGGAATCGCAGTTGGAAGTTGTGAAAAGTCCGGAATGGAAAGAATTACTGTCCAGTTCTCCTGAAGCTGCAGATACCACGGATCCAAGTCAAGAAGCACTTGACAATTCGCAGGCTGGTTTCGTAAACTCTAGTGGAGCAGTTTCCGGTGCTGATGCGTATACGGAGATTATTTTCCCAGATGATCAAAGTGCAACATCCGAGTCGGCAACTGCAACGCCGGCACCGGTGGATTCAGATCATTCTGAATCAGAAGCGACAACAAGCGCAACCACAAGTGCCGATACCGATGTTACAACTGATCAAGACGCACAATAA
- the ftsA gene encoding cell division protein FtsA, whose product MDNQGIYVGLDIGTTSIKVIVAEAVQGQMNVIGVGSQRSEGVSRGVIVDIDKAVAVIQAAVAQAEDKANIKIDRVVAGIPANMLQIEQVSGMIAVGEENKEISDKDVRSVAAAALVRNLPPERETLSLVPTEFIVDGFDDIKDPRGMLGVRLEMRGIMLTVPKTVIHNTKKAIEKAGLRVGGLVISPLAIGRLALTDGEQDFGTVLIDMGGGQSTAAVIHDRKLKFTSVDQEGGEYITKDISVVLNTSFTDAEKLKREYGNADSLATSEDETFPVTVVGKHDPAMISEKYLSEIIEARVAQIFKRLKKALDAVNALELPGGIVITGGTTALPGVTELAQDILERPVKRFIPEDMGLRHPSFTEGLALIKYAAEMTDIEMLVSSVLPTPFMVDGAQMPTQPARPQPETPAAPENQRSAKRKPDKQPEKAKSKEPSPLRRFFGNFFE is encoded by the coding sequence ATGGATAATCAAGGTATTTACGTTGGACTTGATATCGGAACCACCTCAATAAAAGTCATTGTTGCCGAAGCAGTACAGGGACAAATGAATGTTATTGGTGTGGGAAGTCAGCGGTCTGAAGGCGTGAGTCGTGGGGTGATCGTTGATATCGATAAGGCAGTCGCAGTGATTCAAGCGGCCGTTGCCCAAGCTGAAGACAAGGCAAATATCAAGATCGATCGGGTTGTAGCTGGCATCCCTGCTAATATGCTGCAGATTGAACAGGTTTCGGGGATGATTGCGGTCGGCGAGGAAAACAAAGAAATTTCCGATAAAGACGTGCGCAGTGTTGCTGCGGCAGCATTAGTACGTAATCTACCGCCTGAGCGTGAAACATTATCGCTGGTTCCAACCGAATTTATCGTTGATGGGTTTGATGACATTAAAGATCCACGTGGGATGTTGGGTGTTCGGCTGGAGATGCGCGGTATTATGCTGACAGTTCCTAAAACTGTGATTCATAATACCAAAAAGGCCATCGAAAAAGCCGGCTTACGAGTTGGCGGCTTGGTTATTTCACCACTAGCTATTGGCCGGCTTGCGTTAACGGATGGTGAGCAGGACTTTGGCACCGTCTTGATTGATATGGGTGGCGGTCAAAGCACGGCAGCAGTGATTCATGACCGTAAGCTCAAGTTCACTTCGGTGGATCAAGAAGGCGGGGAATACATCACCAAAGACATTTCCGTGGTGTTGAATACCAGTTTTACCGATGCCGAGAAATTGAAGCGCGAGTATGGAAATGCGGATTCTCTGGCTACCAGTGAAGATGAGACTTTTCCGGTTACGGTTGTCGGCAAGCATGATCCGGCCATGATTTCGGAAAAATATCTGTCTGAAATTATCGAAGCGCGGGTTGCTCAGATATTCAAGCGACTCAAGAAGGCACTGGATGCGGTTAATGCGCTTGAGTTGCCGGGTGGGATTGTCATTACCGGCGGCACCACCGCACTGCCGGGTGTCACCGAGTTAGCCCAGGACATTTTAGAGCGACCGGTTAAACGGTTTATTCCGGAAGATATGGGCCTGCGCCATCCGTCATTTACTGAAGGGTTAGCGCTCATCAAGTACGCCGCTGAAATGACGGATATTGAAATGCTTGTTTCAAGCGTTTTGCCAACACCGTTTATGGTTGATGGGGCGCAAATGCCAACGCAACCGGCACGGCCGCAACCAGAAACCCCGGCGGCACCGGAAAATCAACGTTCTGCCAAGCGCAAACCTGATAAACAACCCGAAAAAGCAAAATCTAAGGAACCATCTCCTTTACGCCGGTTCTTTGGTAATTTCTTTGAATAA
- a CDS encoding cell division protein SepF, translating to MAFGKLGEKFNNFFAMDDEDEYQDQEDEQTQAAPKEPSNHGQYRSNKVVSMNSPVGKTAKIVVYEPRIYSDAKEIGSHLLNNRAVVINFDRIEADDARRIVDFLTGTVFAINGEIKRIGESIFLVTPANFEIDGSLASTIDSDGLNLSSQP from the coding sequence ATGGCGTTTGGAAAGTTAGGGGAAAAATTCAACAATTTCTTTGCCATGGATGACGAAGATGAATATCAGGACCAAGAAGACGAACAAACGCAGGCTGCACCTAAGGAACCTTCAAATCATGGCCAGTATCGTAGCAACAAAGTCGTATCAATGAATAGTCCGGTTGGTAAAACTGCCAAAATCGTTGTGTATGAACCGCGGATTTATTCAGATGCCAAAGAGATTGGTTCGCATTTACTGAACAATCGCGCGGTCGTCATTAACTTTGATCGAATTGAGGCCGATGATGCACGGCGAATTGTTGATTTCTTAACTGGGACTGTTTTTGCGATTAATGGTGAGATTAAGCGGATTGGTGAGTCGATTTTCTTAGTCACGCCAGCCAATTTTGAAATTGATGGTTCATTGGCTAGTACCATTGATTCCGATGGTTTGAATCTCTCATCGCAACCATAA
- the ftsZ gene encoding cell division protein FtsZ: MDFQMDAQSEKGANIKVIGVGGAGGNAINRMIAEDVKGVEFIAANTDLQALNASNAETKIQLGPKLTRGLGAGSNPEIGQKAAEESEEAIGAALQGADMIFVTAGMGGGSGTGAAPIVAKIAKDQGALTVGVVTRPFTFEGPKRAKNATEGIAQLKEHVDTLVIIANNRLLEIVDKKTPMLEAFHAADNVLRQGVQGISDLITSPGYVNLDFADVKTVMANQGSALMGIGSATGENRTVEATKKAISSPLLEVNISGAKQVLLNITGGPDLSLFEAQDASQIVADAAKDDVNIIFGTSINEELGDEVVVTVIATGIEEEDQRRETTRRPAAANRNTDQTQSNGSYRPTFGGHEQSADQAPKNDDPFGNWDLRREPSKRQTPSADDMNNVKKKDFDIFENQTNADDAGTDDQPPFFKQRRRQ; this comes from the coding sequence ATGGATTTTCAAATGGACGCACAAAGTGAAAAAGGTGCAAACATCAAAGTAATCGGTGTCGGCGGTGCAGGCGGTAATGCCATTAATCGCATGATTGCAGAAGATGTCAAAGGCGTTGAATTTATCGCTGCCAATACCGATTTGCAAGCATTGAATGCCAGCAACGCAGAAACCAAGATCCAGCTCGGACCGAAATTGACGCGCGGCTTGGGCGCCGGTTCCAACCCGGAGATCGGGCAAAAGGCGGCTGAAGAAAGCGAAGAGGCGATTGGGGCAGCATTGCAAGGTGCCGACATGATTTTTGTGACTGCCGGGATGGGCGGCGGCTCCGGAACCGGGGCAGCGCCAATTGTGGCCAAAATTGCCAAAGATCAAGGTGCGCTGACCGTTGGGGTTGTTACCCGCCCATTTACGTTTGAAGGCCCTAAGCGTGCTAAAAACGCCACTGAGGGGATTGCTCAGTTAAAAGAGCATGTGGATACCTTGGTGATTATTGCCAACAATCGTTTATTAGAAATTGTTGACAAAAAAACACCGATGCTGGAAGCCTTCCATGCTGCGGATAATGTTTTACGGCAAGGGGTTCAAGGCATCTCTGATCTGATTACAAGTCCAGGCTACGTTAACCTTGATTTTGCCGACGTAAAAACGGTTATGGCAAATCAAGGATCGGCGCTGATGGGGATTGGCAGTGCAACTGGTGAAAATCGCACCGTTGAAGCGACTAAAAAAGCGATTTCCAGCCCACTTCTGGAGGTTAATATCAGTGGGGCTAAGCAGGTGCTGCTTAACATTACCGGCGGCCCGGATCTCAGCTTGTTTGAGGCGCAGGATGCTTCACAAATCGTTGCGGATGCAGCTAAAGATGATGTCAATATTATCTTTGGGACTTCCATCAATGAAGAGCTCGGAGATGAAGTGGTGGTGACCGTGATCGCCACCGGTATCGAAGAAGAAGACCAACGCCGCGAAACAACGCGCCGGCCAGCTGCTGCCAATCGTAACACTGATCAGACCCAGTCAAACGGGTCGTATCGGCCAACATTCGGCGGGCATGAGCAGTCTGCCGATCAAGCCCCTAAAAATGATGATCCGTTTGGTAATTGGGATTTGCGGCGGGAACCAAGCAAGCGCCAGACCCCGAGTGCAGATGATATGAACAACGTTAAGAAGAAAGATTTTGATATTTTCGAGAATCAAACCAATGCAGACGATGCCGGAACCGATGATCAGCCGCCATTCTTTAAACAACGGCGGCGTCAGTAG
- the mraY gene encoding phospho-N-acetylmuramoyl-pentapeptide-transferase, which produces MQLAQMLIPMVSAFAITIMFMPLFIGYMRYKKEGQVIREEGPSWHEKKSGTPTMGGLIFIAAIIISAIWVSIWQHQLTLSVWISLFILVLYGLLGFYDDFQKLVHHRNEGLKAWQKLAGQILGAVIFLIAYFHEGFDHTLWVPVLGNVNATWFYVIFVVFWLVGFSNAVNLTDGLDGLVAGQTTISFATYAVIAVREGRVDVLIICLVTVGAMLGFLMFNHKPAQIFMGDLGSLALGGMLAVVAILLHREWSLLLIGIIYVIETASVILQVASFKLTGKRIFLMSPIHHHFEMKGWSEWQIDLTFWLVGLIASCVYLVFFL; this is translated from the coding sequence ATGCAACTTGCTCAAATGCTCATTCCGATGGTTTCGGCATTTGCCATTACCATTATGTTTATGCCGCTTTTTATCGGTTACATGCGGTATAAGAAAGAAGGCCAGGTGATTCGTGAAGAAGGACCAAGCTGGCACGAAAAGAAGTCAGGAACCCCAACGATGGGTGGCTTGATATTCATTGCTGCGATCATCATCTCGGCTATTTGGGTCAGCATTTGGCAGCACCAATTAACGCTGAGTGTCTGGATTTCCTTATTTATTTTGGTTCTTTATGGCTTGTTAGGATTTTATGATGATTTCCAGAAATTGGTGCACCATCGTAATGAAGGCTTAAAGGCGTGGCAAAAATTAGCCGGTCAGATTCTTGGCGCTGTCATTTTTCTGATCGCTTATTTTCACGAAGGCTTTGATCATACGTTATGGGTTCCGGTTTTAGGTAATGTCAATGCCACTTGGTTTTATGTGATATTCGTTGTTTTTTGGCTCGTTGGTTTTAGTAATGCGGTTAATCTGACAGATGGTTTGGATGGCTTGGTTGCCGGACAGACGACCATTTCGTTTGCAACGTATGCAGTGATTGCGGTTCGTGAAGGCCGCGTTGACGTGTTGATTATTTGTCTGGTGACTGTCGGCGCGATGCTTGGATTTTTGATGTTCAATCATAAACCGGCTCAGATTTTCATGGGCGACCTAGGATCCTTGGCATTAGGCGGGATGCTGGCAGTTGTTGCCATTTTGCTTCATCGAGAATGGTCGTTATTATTGATCGGGATCATCTATGTGATTGAAACAGCCAGTGTGATCTTGCAGGTTGCTTCATTCAAATTAACCGGTAAGCGAATCTTCCTCATGTCGCCTATTCATCATCATTTTGAAATGAAAGGTTGGTCCGAGTGGCAGATTGACTTGACCTTCTGGCTGGTTGGACTGATCGCAAGCTGTGTTTATCTGGTATTTTTCCTATAA
- a CDS encoding YlmH family RNA-binding protein translates to MDAIYQHFRKDEAALIDHFAELIETARTEYRAVLTDFTDPRQRLIAASLINAHDDMKLVHFGGYPHAERQRLIFAPDYFAAQPADFDIRLLQVVYPEKFAEMHHSTIQGTLLNAGLDRDVFGDIVTDGRTWQFFVAAHMEDWVMSNITKIGRVGVHFTDYPLDAAVTPENDWEPISFSVSALRLDAIVAHGFNMSRQRAKMLIQAGKVRLNFGENDAPDAEVATSDIISVRGFGRLRLDAILGESKKGKLRVSAAVIHK, encoded by the coding sequence ATGGATGCCATCTATCAACATTTTCGCAAAGATGAAGCAGCATTGATTGATCATTTTGCAGAATTAATCGAAACTGCGCGGACCGAGTATCGGGCAGTATTAACCGATTTTACCGATCCTAGGCAGCGGTTGATTGCTGCGAGCCTGATCAATGCACATGATGATATGAAGTTGGTACATTTCGGCGGGTATCCGCATGCTGAACGACAACGGCTGATTTTTGCACCGGACTACTTTGCCGCTCAGCCAGCTGATTTTGATATTCGGCTCTTACAAGTGGTGTATCCCGAAAAGTTTGCCGAAATGCATCACAGTACGATTCAAGGAACATTGTTAAATGCCGGGCTTGATCGGGATGTTTTTGGCGATATTGTGACGGACGGGCGCACATGGCAGTTTTTTGTTGCCGCACATATGGAAGATTGGGTGATGAGTAATATCACCAAAATCGGGCGTGTCGGGGTCCATTTTACGGACTATCCGTTAGACGCTGCCGTTACGCCTGAAAATGACTGGGAACCCATCAGCTTTTCAGTTAGTGCACTAAGGTTGGATGCCATAGTGGCCCACGGTTTCAATATGTCACGGCAGCGGGCCAAGATGCTAATTCAGGCGGGAAAAGTCCGGCTGAACTTTGGCGAAAACGATGCACCTGACGCTGAGGTCGCCACTTCTGATATTATTTCAGTACGTGGATTTGGGCGATTGCGGCTAGATGCGATACTTGGTGAAAGCAAAAAAGGTAAATTGCGTGTCTCTGCTGCCGTGATTCATAAGTAA
- a CDS encoding cell division protein FtsQ/DivIB, whose translation MAWLRKKEQQSDPLTPWQQYQARQQQTPRHDRRQKPKLDVNLPKIQTLRRRKLVKNLVLILLPLLLLLGVFGYFASPLSKVGLVSVQGVTTVPDQQVINATKLSDDDLMLSVAFHKNAIAQRVQKSLPEIKTASLTIKGFNRIIIKTSEYQTVGYVYQKHAYHKILVTGEVLAAGTQTPVTTYPVFSGFTAKELPQMITLLKQFPAAIRRDISEIDASRGDANPNQIALNMNDGYRIIADTRTIAKKIKYYPAIVSQVKQKGVVDLEVGAFWRPYSSSEKSSND comes from the coding sequence TTGGCTTGGCTCCGAAAAAAAGAACAGCAATCTGATCCGCTGACGCCGTGGCAACAATACCAGGCACGCCAGCAGCAGACGCCGCGTCATGATCGGCGCCAAAAACCGAAGTTGGATGTTAATCTCCCGAAGATCCAGACGTTGCGGCGCCGTAAACTCGTGAAGAACCTTGTCTTGATTCTGCTCCCCCTGCTGCTATTGCTGGGGGTTTTTGGCTATTTTGCCAGCCCGCTATCCAAAGTCGGACTTGTGAGTGTTCAAGGCGTGACAACGGTTCCGGATCAGCAGGTCATCAACGCGACTAAATTATCAGACGATGACTTGATGTTGAGTGTGGCATTTCATAAAAATGCCATTGCGCAGCGGGTACAGAAATCTTTACCGGAAATTAAAACTGCCAGCCTGACGATCAAGGGATTCAATCGTATTATTATTAAAACCAGCGAATATCAGACGGTCGGATATGTTTATCAAAAACATGCGTACCACAAGATTCTGGTTACGGGGGAAGTGTTAGCCGCCGGAACCCAAACGCCAGTCACGACTTATCCGGTTTTTTCCGGGTTTACAGCCAAAGAGTTACCACAAATGATTACGTTACTTAAACAGTTCCCTGCTGCCATTCGGCGTGATATCTCGGAAATTGACGCCAGTCGCGGGGATGCCAATCCTAACCAGATTGCGCTCAACATGAATGACGGTTATCGCATCATTGCCGATACGCGCACCATTGCCAAGAAAATCAAGTATTATCCGGCGATTGTTTCACAGGTTAAGCAAAAAGGCGTGGTTGATTTGGAAGTGGGAGCATTTTGGCGACCGTATTCTAGTAGCGAAAAGTCGTCAAATGACTGA
- a CDS encoding YggT family protein produces MFNFLYALFRVGDWAIYLYMIMVFIYILISWFPNAQGTAIDRFLGRWVDPFLSIFRRIIPAIGGLDLSPILAFFVLSLIKFGWSRLFLILVQIIG; encoded by the coding sequence GTGTTTAATTTTCTTTATGCATTATTTCGAGTCGGCGATTGGGCGATTTATTTATACATGATCATGGTATTTATTTATATCCTGATTTCATGGTTTCCAAACGCTCAAGGAACCGCCATTGACCGTTTCTTAGGTCGGTGGGTTGATCCGTTTCTGAGTATCTTTCGCCGTATCATTCCTGCTATTGGTGGACTTGATCTTTCGCCAATCCTGGCGTTCTTCGTGCTTTCGCTGATTAAGTTTGGATGGTCGCGGTTGTTTCTGATACTTGTTCAAATAATTGGGTGA